In the genome of Paracoccus tegillarcae, one region contains:
- the scpA gene encoding methylmalonyl-CoA mutase: MTDQTKPALDDWRKLAEKELKGKQLESLNWETLEGITVKPLYTATDTDNLQHMGTLPGLAPFTRGPRATMYAGRPWTIRQYAGFSTAEESNAFYRRNLAAGQQGVSVAFDLATHRGYDSDHPRVEGDVGKAGVAIDSVEDMKILFDGIPLDKVSVSMTMNGAVIPILASFIVAGEEQGHDRSVLSGTIQNDILKEFMVRNTYVYPPEPSMRIISDIIEYTSTEMPRFNSISISGYHMQEAGANLVQELAYTLADGREYVRAAIAAGMDVDAFAGRLSFFFAIGMNFFMEIAKLRAARLLWHKIMTEFGAQKQSSLMLRTHCQTSGVSLQEQDPYNNVVRTSYEAMSAALGGTQSLHTNALDEAIALPTDFSARIARNTQLILQEETGITNVVDPLAGSYYIESLTAELAEKAWELIDEVEELGGMTKAVATGMPKLRIEETAARRQAMIDRGQEVVVGVNKYRKEKEDPIDILDVDNIKVRDSQIARLEKIRATRDQDACDAALAEMTRRAEEGGNLLEAAVEAARARASVGEISMAMEKVFGRHRAEVKTLAGVYGAAYEGDEGFAAIQRDVEKFAEEEGRRPRMLVVKMGQDGHDRGAKVIATAFADIGFDVDVGPLFQNPDEAAQDAVDNDVHVVGISSQAAGHKTLAPKLIEALKAQGAGEILVICGGVIPQQDYEFLKKAGVKAIFGPGTNIPAAAADILQLIRKARTA, encoded by the coding sequence ATGACTGACCAAACAAAACCGGCATTGGACGACTGGCGCAAGCTGGCGGAGAAGGAATTAAAGGGCAAACAGCTCGAGAGCCTGAACTGGGAAACGCTGGAGGGGATCACCGTCAAGCCCCTCTACACCGCAACAGATACCGACAATTTGCAGCATATGGGCACCCTGCCCGGCCTTGCGCCCTTCACGCGCGGGCCCCGCGCCACAATGTATGCGGGCCGGCCCTGGACCATCCGCCAATATGCAGGCTTTTCGACGGCCGAGGAATCCAACGCCTTCTATCGCCGCAATCTGGCCGCCGGTCAGCAGGGCGTGTCGGTGGCCTTCGATCTGGCAACGCATCGCGGCTATGACAGCGATCATCCGCGCGTCGAGGGCGATGTCGGCAAGGCCGGTGTGGCCATCGATTCTGTTGAGGATATGAAGATCCTCTTTGACGGCATCCCGCTGGACAAGGTCAGCGTGTCTATGACCATGAACGGCGCGGTGATCCCGATTCTGGCCAGCTTCATCGTCGCGGGCGAAGAACAGGGCCATGACCGATCCGTCCTGTCGGGCACCATTCAGAACGACATTCTGAAGGAATTCATGGTCCGCAACACCTATGTCTATCCGCCCGAACCCTCGATGCGGATCATCAGCGACATCATCGAATATACCAGCACCGAGATGCCGCGTTTCAACTCGATCTCGATCTCCGGCTATCACATGCAGGAAGCCGGCGCGAATCTGGTGCAGGAACTGGCCTATACACTGGCCGACGGGCGCGAATATGTCCGCGCGGCCATCGCGGCGGGCATGGATGTCGACGCCTTTGCCGGGCGGCTGTCGTTCTTTTTCGCCATCGGCATGAACTTCTTCATGGAAATCGCCAAGCTGCGCGCCGCGCGGCTGTTATGGCACAAGATCATGACCGAATTCGGCGCGCAAAAGCAGTCATCGCTGATGCTGCGAACGCATTGCCAGACATCGGGCGTCAGCCTGCAGGAACAGGACCCCTATAACAACGTCGTCCGCACTTCCTATGAAGCAATGTCGGCGGCCCTTGGCGGCACGCAATCGCTGCATACCAACGCGCTGGACGAGGCCATCGCCCTGCCCACCGATTTCTCGGCCCGGATCGCGCGGAATACCCAGCTGATCCTGCAAGAGGAAACAGGCATCACCAATGTCGTCGATCCGCTGGCGGGATCTTACTACATCGAAAGCCTGACCGCCGAACTGGCCGAAAAAGCCTGGGAGTTGATCGACGAAGTCGAAGAACTGGGCGGCATGACCAAGGCCGTCGCAACGGGCATGCCCAAGCTGCGGATCGAAGAAACCGCCGCGCGCCGTCAGGCGATGATCGACCGTGGGCAAGAGGTCGTGGTCGGCGTCAACAAATACCGCAAGGAAAAAGAGGATCCGATCGACATTCTGGATGTCGACAATATCAAGGTCCGCGACAGTCAGATTGCCCGGCTGGAAAAAATCCGCGCCACCCGCGATCAGGATGCCTGCGACGCGGCGCTTGCCGAAATGACCCGCCGCGCCGAAGAGGGCGGCAACCTGCTGGAGGCTGCGGTCGAGGCCGCCCGCGCCCGTGCATCAGTCGGAGAAATCAGTATGGCCATGGAAAAAGTATTCGGCCGCCACCGCGCCGAGGTCAAAACACTGGCAGGCGTCTATGGCGCCGCCTATGAGGGCGACGAAGGCTTTGCAGCCATTCAGCGCGACGTCGAAAAATTCGCCGAGGAAGAGGGCCGCCGCCCGCGTATGCTGGTGGTGAAGATGGGTCAGGACGGCCATGACCGGGGTGCCAAGGTCATCGCGACCGCCTTTGCCGATATCGGCTTTGACGTCGATGTCGGCCCGCTGTTCCAGAACCCGGATGAGGCCGCGCAGGACGCCGTGGACAACGACGTGCATGTCGTCGGCATCTCGTCTCAGGCTGCAGGCCACAAGACTCTGGCCCCGAAACTGATCGAGGCGCTGAAAGCCCAGGGCGCGGGCGAAATTCTTGTCATCTGCGGCGGCGTCATCCCGCAGCAGGATTACGAGTTCCTCAAAAAGGCGGGCGTCAAGGCGATCTTCGGGCCGGGCACCAATATCCCCGCCGCTGCCGCCGATATCCTGCAACTGATCCGCAAGGCCCGTACAGCCTAG
- a CDS encoding xanthine dehydrogenase family protein molybdopterin-binding subunit, whose protein sequence is MTIQTTRRGFLAAAGGFIVALTLPVRGAKAQAAAPQMLPPNAYVHIGEDDLVTVMVRNIEFGQGPMTGMATLVAEELDADWSQMRAESAPADPVYANPLMGMQGTGGSTALASSYMQMRQVGATMRHMLVAAAAAEWGVPADEITVEKGRIKHGSGQEAGFGAFATAAAQTEPPTEAPALKDPADFILIGTDLRKPDTSGKTDGTAMFGLDRYIEGMQTVVIARPNVIGATVASFDDAAALAVSGVQAVRQLPVGVAVYADNTFAALKGRDALTVEWDMANAETRDSAQIHADFTAAAQETGLDAEVEGDLSVLDGEGLTMVEAEYSFPFLAHAPMEPLNGVIELKDGKATAWYGAQFPGGEQPAMAQVLELPAEDVVLNVTLAGGSFGRRAQPSMHMAAELAMVAKAAGDGAYKVVWTREDDIRGAYYRPKALHRFRAGLDADGQIVGWENIIATPSIIRGTFFEEMMMGNGLDTTSFEGANELPYDLGARRIGWVETTVKIPLLWWRSVGSSHTASAVEGFMDEVLLQAGRDPVQGRLDMLKEGEDRPRAVIEKVAEMAGWPDGAAEGRALGFAYAKSFGTFVAQVAEVEDRNGFPHVTRVWCAVDCGVAVNPNVIRAQVEGGIGYGLCAALFDEITLGEGGAVQQSNFDNYRMLRIAEMPAVEVEIIASDADPTGIGEPGVPPIAPAVMNAWRKLTGQTVRELPFTRSLNS, encoded by the coding sequence ATGACAATCCAGACAACACGCCGCGGATTTCTGGCCGCAGCCGGTGGCTTTATCGTTGCGCTGACCTTGCCGGTGCGCGGGGCAAAGGCGCAGGCCGCTGCACCACAAATGCTGCCGCCCAATGCCTATGTCCATATTGGCGAGGACGATCTTGTCACCGTGATGGTGCGCAATATCGAGTTTGGCCAGGGTCCGATGACCGGGATGGCCACGCTGGTTGCCGAAGAACTGGACGCCGACTGGTCGCAGATGCGCGCCGAAAGCGCCCCGGCGGATCCGGTCTATGCCAACCCGCTGATGGGGATGCAGGGAACCGGAGGCTCGACCGCGCTTGCCAGTTCCTACATGCAGATGCGGCAGGTCGGCGCAACCATGCGTCACATGCTGGTCGCTGCGGCGGCCGCCGAATGGGGCGTGCCAGCCGACGAAATCACGGTCGAAAAGGGTCGCATCAAGCATGGCTCGGGACAAGAGGCAGGCTTTGGCGCCTTTGCCACCGCCGCCGCACAGACCGAGCCGCCGACCGAAGCGCCGGCGCTGAAAGATCCCGCCGATTTCATCCTGATCGGCACCGATCTGCGCAAGCCCGATACCAGCGGCAAGACCGACGGCACCGCCATGTTCGGGCTGGATCGCTATATCGAGGGGATGCAGACCGTGGTGATCGCGCGCCCCAATGTGATTGGCGCCACCGTCGCATCGTTTGATGATGCCGCTGCACTGGCGGTCTCGGGCGTGCAGGCGGTCCGTCAGCTACCCGTTGGTGTGGCCGTCTATGCCGACAACACATTCGCCGCGCTGAAGGGCCGTGATGCGTTGACCGTCGAATGGGATATGGCCAATGCCGAAACCCGTGACAGCGCGCAGATCCATGCCGATTTCACCGCCGCCGCGCAGGAAACGGGTCTGGACGCCGAGGTCGAAGGCGATCTGAGCGTGCTGGACGGCGAGGGCCTGACCATGGTCGAGGCGGAATACAGTTTTCCCTTCCTTGCGCATGCCCCGATGGAACCCCTGAACGGGGTGATCGAGCTGAAGGATGGCAAGGCAACCGCGTGGTACGGCGCGCAGTTTCCGGGCGGCGAACAGCCTGCGATGGCGCAGGTTTTGGAGCTGCCAGCCGAGGATGTCGTGCTGAACGTCACGCTGGCTGGCGGATCGTTCGGGCGTCGGGCGCAACCCTCGATGCATATGGCGGCGGAACTGGCCATGGTGGCCAAGGCCGCGGGCGATGGTGCCTATAAGGTCGTGTGGACGCGCGAGGACGACATTCGCGGCGCCTATTATCGCCCCAAGGCCCTGCACCGGTTCCGGGCCGGGCTGGACGCGGACGGGCAGATCGTCGGTTGGGAAAACATCATTGCAACGCCGTCGATCATCCGCGGCACCTTCTTCGAAGAAATGATGATGGGCAATGGCCTTGATACGACCTCATTCGAGGGTGCCAATGAACTGCCCTATGATCTGGGTGCGCGGCGTATTGGCTGGGTCGAAACCACGGTAAAGATCCCGCTGCTTTGGTGGCGTTCGGTGGGTTCAAGCCATACGGCCAGCGCGGTCGAGGGCTTTATGGACGAGGTCTTGCTGCAAGCCGGGCGCGATCCGGTTCAGGGCAGACTTGATATGCTGAAAGAGGGCGAAGACCGTCCCCGCGCGGTGATCGAGAAGGTGGCCGAAATGGCCGGATGGCCGGATGGCGCCGCCGAAGGTCGCGCCCTGGGATTTGCCTATGCCAAGAGCTTTGGCACCTTCGTGGCGCAGGTGGCCGAGGTCGAGGATCGCAACGGCTTTCCACATGTGACGCGGGTCTGGTGCGCGGTCGATTGCGGCGTCGCCGTCAATCCGAACGTGATCCGCGCACAGGTCGAAGGCGGCATTGGCTATGGCCTGTGTGCGGCGCTGTTCGATGAGATCACACTTGGCGAAGGTGGTGCGGTGCAGCAAAGCAACTTCGACAATTATCGCATGTTGCGCATTGCCGAAATGCCGGCAGTCGAGGTCGAGATCATCGCATCGGACGCCGATCCTACAGGCATCGGCGAACCGGGCGTGCCGCCGATCGCGCCTGCGGTCATGAACGCATGGCGCAAGCTGACCGGGCAAACCGTACGCGAGTTGCCCTTTACCCGCAGCCTGAACAGCTGA
- a CDS encoding quaternary amine ABC transporter ATP-binding protein yields MADAIHDIEIRDLYKIFGPNGADYVADVKAGMTKDELKARHDHVLGLDDINLTIPAGQIQVVMGLSGSGKSTLIRHINRLIDPTAGKVIFDGDDIVQMSQNELREFRRRKTAMVFQKFALFPHRTVLENTVYGLSVRGISAKEAEERGRRWISRVGLDGFEGSYPNQLSGGMQQRVGLARALTNDAEILLMDEAFSALDPLIRTDMQSVLLDLQQELRKTIVFITHDLDEALRLGDQIAILRDGKIIQKGTGEEIVLRPADDYISSFVRDVRRGNVISVRQVMRKGQHAETPVSLPNSTLLEEAARAMTDAGTNRANVLDENGQQQGVITLSKTVAEMIAPDESDDQEPEALSA; encoded by the coding sequence ATGGCTGATGCCATTCACGACATCGAGATCCGCGATCTGTACAAGATCTTCGGCCCCAACGGCGCCGACTATGTCGCAGATGTAAAAGCCGGCATGACCAAGGATGAGTTGAAGGCACGTCACGACCATGTGCTTGGCCTCGACGATATCAACCTGACCATCCCGGCGGGGCAAATTCAGGTGGTGATGGGGCTGTCAGGGTCTGGCAAGTCCACCCTGATCCGTCACATCAACCGGCTGATCGATCCGACGGCCGGCAAGGTGATCTTTGACGGGGATGACATCGTGCAGATGTCGCAAAACGAATTGCGCGAATTTCGTCGTCGCAAGACCGCGATGGTGTTCCAGAAGTTTGCGCTGTTTCCACACCGGACCGTGCTGGAAAACACCGTCTACGGGCTGAGCGTCCGTGGCATCAGCGCCAAAGAGGCCGAAGAGCGCGGACGCCGCTGGATCAGCCGCGTGGGTCTGGATGGCTTTGAAGGCAGCTATCCCAATCAACTGTCGGGCGGGATGCAGCAACGCGTCGGCCTGGCGCGTGCGCTGACCAATGACGCCGAGATCCTGTTGATGGACGAGGCGTTTTCCGCGCTGGATCCGCTGATCCGCACCGACATGCAAAGCGTGCTGCTGGATCTGCAGCAAGAGTTGCGCAAGACCATCGTTTTCATCACCCATGACCTGGACGAGGCGCTGCGCCTTGGCGATCAGATTGCGATCCTGCGCGACGGCAAGATCATCCAGAAAGGCACGGGCGAGGAAATCGTGCTGCGCCCTGCAGATGACTATATCAGCAGCTTTGTGCGCGATGTGCGGCGCGGCAATGTGATCAGCGTGCGTCAGGTCATGCGCAAGGGCCAGCACGCGGAAACGCCGGTCAGCCTGCCCAACTCGACCCTGCTGGAAGAGGCGGCCCGCGCCATGACCGATGCCGGGACCAATCGCGCCAATGTGCTGGACGAGAATGGTCAGCAACAGGGCGTCATCACCTTGTCCAAGACCGTGGCCGAGATGATCGCCCCGGATGAAAGCGACGATCAGGAACCAGAGGCGCTAAGCGCCTGA
- a CDS encoding IS5 family transposase, producing MRGTDETSGALFSYVDLEDRIPASHPLRKIRQVVNDALASLDGEFAPLYADFGRPSIAPERLIRASLIQILFSVRSERQLMEQMQYNLMFRWFVGLGIDDPVWVATVFTKNRDRLLTTDMSRKVMAAILAHREVASLLSDEHFSVDGTLIKAWASMKSFQPKAEDTPPDDEGPDDPPAPSIDPDNQPTQSEPETEPMPRSNHRNRNAEADFKGEKRSNATHASTTDPEARLYKKSPGTGATLCFMGHALMENRHGLVVQGDLTQADGHAERRAALDMVHRHSPGSTRQLTLGADKGYDAAEFVSDLRKACVTPHVAQKSRYSAIDGRTTRHQGYALSIKHRKRIEEAFGWAKTVGDMAQTVYRGVERVRSRFILTMAANNLARLPRLLGA from the coding sequence ATGCGCGGGACAGATGAAACGAGCGGGGCGCTGTTCAGCTACGTCGATCTTGAGGATCGCATTCCCGCCAGCCATCCGCTGCGCAAGATCCGGCAAGTGGTCAACGATGCTCTGGCCAGCCTCGACGGCGAGTTTGCCCCGCTCTATGCCGATTTTGGCCGCCCTTCGATTGCACCCGAGCGGCTGATCCGGGCCAGCCTGATCCAGATCCTGTTCTCTGTGCGATCCGAGCGGCAGTTGATGGAGCAGATGCAATACAACCTGATGTTTCGCTGGTTCGTCGGCCTGGGCATCGACGACCCGGTTTGGGTCGCAACGGTGTTCACCAAAAACCGGGACCGGCTGCTGACGACCGACATGTCGCGCAAGGTGATGGCAGCGATCTTGGCGCACCGCGAGGTGGCGTCGCTGTTATCGGATGAGCATTTCTCGGTCGATGGGACATTGATCAAGGCTTGGGCGTCGATGAAAAGTTTCCAACCGAAGGCGGAGGACACGCCACCCGACGATGAGGGGCCGGATGATCCGCCAGCGCCCTCCATCGACCCCGACAATCAGCCCACCCAATCCGAACCCGAGACCGAACCGATGCCCCGCTCCAATCACCGCAACCGTAACGCCGAGGCCGACTTCAAGGGCGAGAAGCGTTCGAACGCCACCCACGCTTCGACCACGGACCCGGAGGCACGGCTCTACAAGAAATCGCCCGGCACCGGCGCGACACTGTGCTTCATGGGTCATGCGCTGATGGAGAACCGGCACGGTCTGGTTGTTCAGGGCGACTTGACGCAGGCTGACGGCCATGCCGAACGGCGTGCCGCCTTGGACATGGTGCATCGCCACTCCCCCGGATCGACCCGGCAGCTGACACTTGGGGCGGACAAGGGGTATGACGCTGCCGAGTTCGTCTCTGACCTCCGGAAGGCCTGCGTCACTCCGCACGTCGCGCAGAAATCGCGATATTCAGCGATCGATGGGCGCACGACCCGACATCAGGGCTACGCATTGTCGATCAAGCACCGAAAGCGGATTGAGGAAGCCTTCGGCTGGGCCAAGACCGTCGGCGACATGGCGCAAACCGTCTACCGCGGCGTCGAACGGGTGCGATCCCGCTTTATTCTGACGATGGCGGCCAATAACCTGGCCCGACTGCCCAGATTGCTGGGGGCATGA
- a CDS encoding (2Fe-2S)-binding protein, translating to MITLTINGKDVSWDLDPETPLLWALRDQEHLTGTKFGCGIAQCGACTVMLNGMPRRSCVTPISTLEGADVTTIEGMEGAEFDAVQQAWQGLDVPQCGWCQSGQIMSATGLLQFNAAPSDDDIDNVMAGNVCRCATYVRIRQAIHDAAKTLEG from the coding sequence ATGATTACACTCACAATCAACGGCAAAGACGTCAGCTGGGATCTTGACCCGGAAACGCCCCTTCTCTGGGCGCTGCGCGATCAAGAGCACCTGACGGGAACGAAATTCGGCTGCGGTATCGCGCAATGCGGTGCCTGCACGGTCATGCTGAACGGCATGCCCCGGCGATCCTGTGTGACGCCGATCAGCACACTGGAAGGCGCCGACGTCACCACCATCGAGGGCATGGAAGGCGCCGAGTTCGACGCCGTTCAGCAGGCTTGGCAGGGACTGGATGTGCCACAATGCGGTTGGTGCCAGTCGGGCCAGATCATGTCGGCCACCGGGCTTTTGCAGTTCAACGCCGCGCCGAGTGACGATGACATCGACAATGTCATGGCCGGCAATGTGTGCCGCTGTGCCACCTATGTGCGCATTCGGCAGGCGATCCATGATGCCGCCAAGACGCTGGAGGGCTGA
- a CDS encoding Isoquinoline 1-oxidoreductase subunit translates to MKRITLIAAAFLTLPALPALAQDELRGPDAFTDITDEAARSAALFEEMGKVITHPRCLNCHPVTGGPTQGEDMHPHSPPMVRGAADFGPDGMNCTTCHGSENVAYTTSPGSIPGHQPWQLAPESMGWVGLSLGQICEQIKDPERNGGRDLEEIHEHHATDGLVGWGWEPGEGRASAPGSQEVFGQLTRAWIDTGAACPGA, encoded by the coding sequence ATGAAACGCATCACGCTGATCGCGGCGGCCTTTCTGACGCTGCCCGCCCTGCCCGCACTGGCACAGGACGAGTTGCGGGGCCCTGACGCATTCACCGATATCACCGACGAGGCCGCACGTTCTGCCGCCTTGTTCGAGGAAATGGGCAAGGTCATCACGCATCCACGCTGCCTCAACTGTCACCCCGTCACGGGGGGACCGACGCAGGGCGAGGACATGCATCCGCACAGCCCGCCGATGGTGCGCGGGGCCGCTGATTTCGGTCCCGACGGGATGAACTGCACCACCTGTCACGGGTCCGAGAACGTCGCCTATACAACCAGCCCCGGCTCGATCCCCGGGCATCAGCCGTGGCAATTGGCCCCCGAAAGCATGGGCTGGGTCGGGCTGTCGCTCGGCCAGATCTGCGAGCAGATCAAGGATCCCGAACGCAATGGCGGCCGCGACCTTGAAGAGATCCACGAACACCACGCCACCGACGGTCTGGTCGGATGGGGCTGGGAACCGGGCGAGGGCCGCGCGTCGGCACCCGGCTCGCAAGAGGTGTTTGGCCAGTTGACCCGCGCCTGGATCGACACAGGGGCCGCCTGCCCGGGCGCCTGA
- a CDS encoding ABC transporter permease produces the protein MDFVEFPAMSRGELRDMRIAIDTAFRDFTRAYGEGLERLFHPIQVLLVFIEDLLIESPWILVMAGLALIVWGLSRSWKIVTGTVIALLLIGFFGMWEDTMRTIAMVAVCTLIAVVFGIPIGILMARSKRANAIITPILDMMQTMPSFVYLIPVVMIFGLGKVPGVIAVVIYAIPPVIRLTNLGIRQVPADVLEAAEAFGSNPRQKLKDVQLPLALPTIMAGVNQTIMMSLAMVVVASMIGVRGLGQPVLQAINNQYFTLGVMNGLAIVAIAIIFDRSTQAYGKRLQKHLEVIHG, from the coding sequence ATGGATTTCGTAGAGTTTCCAGCCATGAGTCGGGGTGAGTTGCGTGATATGCGCATCGCCATCGACACCGCGTTTCGCGACTTTACCCGCGCTTACGGCGAGGGGCTGGAACGATTATTCCATCCCATTCAGGTGCTGCTGGTCTTTATCGAAGACCTATTGATCGAAAGCCCGTGGATTCTGGTCATGGCCGGGTTGGCGCTGATCGTCTGGGGCCTCAGCCGCAGTTGGAAGATCGTCACGGGCACCGTGATCGCGCTGCTGCTGATCGGCTTTTTCGGCATGTGGGAAGACACCATGCGGACCATCGCCATGGTCGCGGTCTGTACGCTGATCGCGGTGGTCTTTGGCATTCCGATCGGCATTCTGATGGCGCGCTCGAAACGCGCAAATGCGATCATCACGCCGATCCTCGACATGATGCAGACGATGCCGAGCTTCGTCTATCTGATCCCGGTCGTGATGATCTTTGGTCTGGGCAAGGTGCCCGGCGTGATCGCGGTCGTTATCTATGCCATCCCGCCGGTCATCCGCTTGACCAATCTGGGGATCCGCCAGGTGCCCGCCGATGTGCTTGAGGCGGCAGAGGCCTTTGGATCGAACCCGCGTCAGAAACTGAAGGACGTACAATTGCCACTCGCCTTGCCGACGATCATGGCGGGCGTGAACCAGACCATCATGATGAGCCTTGCGATGGTCGTCGTCGCCTCGATGATCGGCGTGCGCGGGCTGGGCCAGCCGGTGCTGCAGGCAATCAACAACCAGTATTTCACCCTTGGCGTGATGAACGGACTGGCCATCGTGGCCATCGCCATCATCTTCGACCGTTCGACCCAGGCATATGGCAAGCGGTTGCAGAAACACCTGGAGGTGATCCATGGCTGA
- a CDS encoding methyltransferase family protein yields MAKQSREWPITLDYPQIWLPVFALAIWLIGRVLPSGADLFVALGWLLVLAALALMVWSAQHFRLARTSINPHGQPDALITGGPFRFSRNPIYLADAMILIGFCLAWRALPTLILIPVFVWLINRRYIVKEEARLTAAFPETYPAYTQRVRRWL; encoded by the coding sequence ATGGCTAAGCAGTCCAGGGAATGGCCGATCACGCTGGATTATCCGCAGATCTGGCTGCCGGTTTTCGCACTGGCGATCTGGTTGATCGGGCGCGTCCTGCCATCTGGCGCTGATCTTTTCGTCGCCCTTGGCTGGTTGTTGGTACTGGCAGCATTGGCGCTGATGGTCTGGTCGGCGCAGCATTTTCGCCTTGCGCGCACCTCGATCAATCCGCATGGGCAGCCCGATGCGCTGATCACCGGCGGGCCTTTCCGGTTTTCGCGCAACCCGATCTATCTGGCCGACGCGATGATCCTGATCGGCTTTTGTCTGGCCTGGCGGGCGCTGCCTACGCTGATCCTGATCCCTGTTTTCGTCTGGCTGATCAACCGCCGCTATATCGTGAAAGAAGAGGCGCGGCTGACCGCGGCCTTCCCCGAAACCTATCCGGCCTACACCCAACGCGTGCGCCGCTGGCTGTGA
- a CDS encoding homoserine dehydrogenase, with protein sequence MSAPLRLGIAGLGTVGTGVVKIVQKHVELLAARSGRPVTITAVSARDQMKNRDADLSGFDWEADPMVLACRDDVDVYVELIGGDEGIAKDSIEAALRAGKDVVTANKALVAIHGQELAVLAESLGRVIRFEAAVAGGIPIIKTMTESLAGNGITRVMGVMNGTCNYILTRMESAGLPYETVFEEARQLGYLEADPTLDVGGIDASHKLAILSSIAFGTKVDFDAVEIEGIERVSIDDINRAADMGYKIKLLGVTQMTGRGLEQRMSPCLVPADSPLGQLQGGTNMVVVEGDSVGQIVLRGAGAGEGPTASAVMSDIVEIARGVRLPVFGQPASGLRNAQPARTAVPAAYYIRMELQDKPGALAKVASILGDAGISIDRMRQYGHGEDDRVPVLIVTHRTTPDAIDHAIELLPRTGVLAGEPVELRIEDL encoded by the coding sequence ATGTCAGCCCCCCTTCGCCTTGGCATTGCCGGGCTCGGCACTGTCGGGACCGGAGTGGTCAAGATCGTGCAGAAACATGTCGAACTGCTGGCCGCGCGATCGGGCCGGCCTGTGACGATCACGGCCGTCTCGGCCCGCGACCAGATGAAGAACCGCGATGCCGACCTGTCGGGCTTCGACTGGGAAGCCGATCCGATGGTGCTGGCCTGTCGCGACGATGTGGATGTCTATGTCGAGTTGATCGGCGGTGACGAGGGCATCGCCAAGGACAGCATCGAGGCGGCTTTGCGTGCCGGCAAGGATGTGGTGACCGCGAACAAGGCGCTGGTGGCCATCCACGGACAAGAGCTGGCCGTGCTGGCCGAAAGCCTGGGCCGTGTGATCCGTTTCGAGGCGGCGGTGGCCGGCGGCATCCCGATCATCAAGACAATGACGGAATCGCTGGCTGGCAACGGCATCACCCGCGTGATGGGCGTGATGAACGGCACCTGCAACTATATCCTGACGCGGATGGAAAGCGCCGGCCTGCCCTATGAGACGGTGTTCGAAGAGGCGCGTCAATTGGGCTATCTCGAGGCCGACCCGACGCTGGATGTGGGCGGGATCGACGCCAGCCACAAGCTGGCCATCCTGTCCTCTATCGCCTTTGGCACCAAGGTCGATTTCGATGCGGTCGAGATCGAAGGGATCGAGCGCGTCAGCATCGACGATATCAACCGCGCCGCCGATATGGGCTACAAGATCAAGCTGCTGGGCGTGACGCAGATGACCGGGCGCGGCCTTGAACAGCGCATGTCGCCCTGTCTTGTTCCCGCCGACAGCCCCCTAGGGCAGTTGCAGGGCGGCACCAATATGGTTGTCGTCGAGGGTGATTCCGTAGGCCAGATCGTGCTGCGCGGCGCTGGCGCCGGCGAGGGCCCCACCGCCAGCGCCGTGATGTCGGATATCGTCGAAATCGCACGCGGCGTCCGCCTGCCGGTCTTTGGCCAGCCGGCCTCTGGCCTGCGCAATGCGCAGCCCGCCCGCACTGCCGTGCCTGCTGCCTATTACATCCGCATGGAATTGCAGGACAAGCCCGGCGCGCTGGCCAAGGTCGCCTCGATCCTGGGTGATGCCGGCATCTCGATTGACCGGATGCGGCAATACGGCCATGGCGAGGATGATCGGGTGCCGGTTCTGATCGTCACGCACAGGACCACGCCCGACGCGATTGATCACGCCATCGAACTGCTGCCCCGGACCGGCGTTCTGGCCGGTGAGCCGGTCGAGTTACGGATCGAAGACCTCTAG